The DNA region TGCCCCGCCAGCCCCGAAGCCAAAGAAGAAGATCCCGCGACCCAGTCGCGCAAAGCTCGAAGCCGCTGAGCGGGCCGTCGATCAGGCGGCCGCCGACCTGAAGGAAAAGCTCGCCGACATCGACGCGCGGAAGCGTGCTCTCGATGCTGAACGGCGCGCCTTGCAGGCCGATATTGCCAAGCGCGTGACGAAGGTGGAGGCTGCCCGTGACCGGGCACGCAAGGTTTATCAGACCCGGCTGGAGAAGTGGGCGAGCCGTTGATCGTGGAAACGATGGTGCGACCAGGTGTTCATCCTCAAAAGGCAGAGCAGAGTTAGGACCATGGCCGGAGGATGGACGCGCGACGGCGCGGTGCAGGATCAGATCGACGATACGGTGAAGGATGCCGTGGAAATCGCGCGCGGCAGAATGAACGCAGGTGAAGGGCTCACCCACTGCGAGGAATGCGGCGAGGAGATCCCCGCAGCGAGGCGCAAGGCGCTACCCGGTGCCCGGACCTGCGTCCCCTGCCAGTCCGGCCGCGATACCAAGGCATCCGTCTCCCTCTTCAACCGTCGCGGCAGCAAGGACAGCCAGCTGCGCTGATCCGCATGGTCGACGATCGCCATCCCGTTACGCCGGACGGCCGCTACTTCGTCGTGCGGGGACGCCTATGGCGAAAGTCCGATCCGTCACTCCCCGACGGCAAACGCGAAGACCTGGTTAGGGAATTGATGGACGCGCGCAAGGCGATCGGATCGGCCAAACGGGATGGCGACATTGCCGCCGAGCGGACGTCGCGGTCCATCGTCAATCGCGTGAAACGCGAGCTTGGCGAGCGAGGCCCGGTCTGGTGGCAAGACGGCTCGCCTGATTACAACCGCCACATGGCACGCAACACGCCCTATGCCGAATGGTTCGCTCGCCTTTCGACTGATTGACTCCGACGCCGGCGATATGGGAACATAGAGGGAACAAATTTCCCGAGTTCCTGAACCCATGTTTCACCTCTGCGTCGCCCCATGATCGAAGACGATCCTCTCCATGGTGCGCGATACGTCGAGCTTCAGACGACCACGCACTTCTCCTTTCTGCGCGGCGCCTCCAGTCCGGAGGAGCTGTTTTCCGCGGCAGCCGTGCTCGGCTTGCCGGCGCTGGGCGTGACCGATCGCAACAGCTTCGGCGGCGCAGTGCGCGCCTGGGACGCTCAGAAGGTCACCGGCGTGCGAGCCATCATCGGCTGCCGGCTCGATCTGGTCTGCGGCACGTCGCTGCTCGTCTATCCGACGGACCGCGAGGCCTATTCGCGGCTCTGCCGCCTACTCAGCATCGGCAAGGGCAACGCCGGCAAAGGCGCCTGCCATCTCCATTGGTCCGACGTGGCGGAATGGGCGGACGGCATCATCGGCATCCTCGTCCCCGATCGTGCCGACGCCGCTACGGAGGAGGCTCTGGACCAGATGAAGGCCATCTTCGGCGACCGCGCATACATGGCGCTAACCATCCGCCGACGCCCCAAGGACGCCATCCGGCTTCGCGACCTCGCTGCGATGGCGGCGAAGGCCAGGGTGCCCACCGTCGCGACGGGCGACGTGCTGTATCATTCGCCCGACCGGCGGATGCTTCAGGACGTGGTGAGCTGCATCAGGGAAAAATGCACAGTCGACACGCTGGGACGGCGGCGCGAGCGATTCGCCGACCGGCATATGAAGAGCGGAGAGGAGATGGAGCGGCTGTTCCGCCGCTATCTCGGCGACGTCGCGCCGCTGCGGCGGAGCGTTGACATCGCCCGGCGCTGCACCTTCGACCTCGGCCAGCTTACCTACACCTATCCCGACGAGATCGGGGAAAGCGGGCTGACCCCGCAGCAAGAACTGGAGCGGCTGACATGGGAGAAAGCGCCCGCGCGGTATCCCGATGGCCTACCCGACAACGTGCGCCAGCAGCTGGAGCATGAGCTAAAGCTGATCGGCGATCTCGCCTATGCCCCCTATTTCCTCACCGTCCATTCCATCGTCGCCTTCGCCCGGTCAAAGGACATCCTGTGCCAAGGGCGTGGCAGCGCCGCGAACAGCGCGGTGTGCTTCGTCTTGGGCATCACCTCCATCGACCCGGTTAAATCCGAACTGCTGTTCGAGCGCTTCGTGTCGGCCGAGCGGCGGGAGCCGCCCGACATCGACGTGGATTTTGAACACGAGCGGCGGGAGGAGGTGATCCAGTGGATATACGAAACCTATGGGCGTGAGCGATCGGCACTCACCGCCGTCATCACCCGCTTCCGCGCGCGCGGTGCCGTGCGCGAGGTCGGCAAGGCGCTTGGCCTGACCGAGGACGTCGTCGCTGGGCTGGCCAGTCAAGTCTGGGGATGGAGCCGCGAGGGCGTCGAGGCCAGGCACGCGGAGGAGCTGAACCTCGACACCGCCGACCGCCGCCTTGCGCTGACGCTCGAACTGGCCAAGCAGCTGATCAACACGCCGCGCCATACGTCACAGCACCCCGGCGGCTTCGTGCTGACCCTCGGCCGCCTGGACGAATTGGTGCCCATCGAACCGGCCGCCATGGCCAACCGGCAAATCATCGAGTGGGATAAAGATGATATCGACGCGCTTGGCTTCATGAAGGTCGACGTCCTCGGCCTCGGCATGCTCGGCTGCATGCGCCGGGCCTTCGCCCTGCTGGAGGACGACAAGGGCATCGCCATGGATCTGGCGTCGATCCCGCATGACGATCCCGCCACCTTCCGGATGATCCAGAAGGCGGATACCCTCGGCGTCTTCCAGATCGAGAGCCGGGCGCAGATGGCGTCGCTGCCGCTGCACAAGCCGACCCGGTTCTATGATCTGGTGATCCAGGTGGCGATCGTGCGGCCCGGCCCGATACAAGGGGACATGGTCCATCCCTACCGGCGCCGGCGCGCGGGGATCGAACCCGTCACCTATCCGACCGAGGAACTGCGCCGCGTTCTAGAGAAGACGTTGGGGGTGCCGCTGTTTCAGGAACAGGCCATGCGCGTCGCGATCGAGTGCGCCGGCTTCACCGCCAGCGAGGCCGACCTGCTCCGCCGCGCCATGGCCACCTTCAAGCTCACCGGTGGCGTCTCGCATTTCCGCGACAAGCTGATCGATGGCATGATCGGGCGCGGATACGAACGCGACTTCGCGGAGCAGACATTCAAACAGATTGAGGGATTCGGATCATACGGCTTTCCGGAATCTCACGCGGCATCCTTTGCCCTGATCGCCTACGCCTCGTCGTGGATGAAGTGCCATCATCCCGACGTCTTCGCCTGCGCGCTCCTCAACGCCCAGCCGATGGGCTTCTACGCGCCCGCCCAGATCGTGCGCGACGCCCGTGACCACGGCATTGAGGTCCGGCCCATCGATGTGAACCACAGCCGTTGGGACTGCACGCTCGAGCCGACCCACGGACGATGGATGGCCCTGCGCATCGGACTGCGATACGCCCGCGAACTCAGCAACCAGGACGGTGCGGCCATCGTGCTGGCCCGCGGCGACGAGCCATATACCAGCGTCGAGGAAATTCAGCGCCGGGCGGGCGTCAGCGGGCGAGCCCTCGACCGCATCGGCCACGCGCGCGGCTTCGGCTCGCTCAAGCTGTCGCGACGTGCCGGCCTTTGGGAGGTGAAAGGTCTTGGCATCGAGGCGCTGCCGCTATTCGCCGCCGCCGACGAGCGCGCGGGCAAGCTGCGGCCTGAGGCTATCGAGCCGGAGGTGGTGCTGGCCCGGATGGCCGACGGTGAAGAGGTGGTCGAGGACTATCGATCGGTCGGCCTGTCGCTGCGCGCCCATCCGCTGTTCTTCCTTCGGGAGGAACTGACCGCCCGCAAGATGGTGACCTGCGCCGCCCTGAAGGACATCCGTGACGGCCGATGGATCAACCTCGCCGGGCTAGTCCTGCTCCGGCAGAAGCCCGGTTCGGCCAAGGGCACCATGTTCATCACGCTGGAGGACGAGACGGACGTCGCCAACCTCGTCGTCTGGCCGAAGCTGTTCGAGGCGAGCCGCCGCATCGTGCTCGGTGCCCGCATGATGGGCCTGCGCGG from Sphingobium sp. HWE2-09 includes:
- a CDS encoding DksA/TraR family C4-type zinc finger protein yields the protein MAGGWTRDGAVQDQIDDTVKDAVEIARGRMNAGEGLTHCEECGEEIPAARRKALPGARTCVPCQSGRDTKASVSLFNRRGSKDSQLR
- a CDS encoding error-prone DNA polymerase, which encodes MIEDDPLHGARYVELQTTTHFSFLRGASSPEELFSAAAVLGLPALGVTDRNSFGGAVRAWDAQKVTGVRAIIGCRLDLVCGTSLLVYPTDREAYSRLCRLLSIGKGNAGKGACHLHWSDVAEWADGIIGILVPDRADAATEEALDQMKAIFGDRAYMALTIRRRPKDAIRLRDLAAMAAKARVPTVATGDVLYHSPDRRMLQDVVSCIREKCTVDTLGRRRERFADRHMKSGEEMERLFRRYLGDVAPLRRSVDIARRCTFDLGQLTYTYPDEIGESGLTPQQELERLTWEKAPARYPDGLPDNVRQQLEHELKLIGDLAYAPYFLTVHSIVAFARSKDILCQGRGSAANSAVCFVLGITSIDPVKSELLFERFVSAERREPPDIDVDFEHERREEVIQWIYETYGRERSALTAVITRFRARGAVREVGKALGLTEDVVAGLASQVWGWSREGVEARHAEELNLDTADRRLALTLELAKQLINTPRHTSQHPGGFVLTLGRLDELVPIEPAAMANRQIIEWDKDDIDALGFMKVDVLGLGMLGCMRRAFALLEDDKGIAMDLASIPHDDPATFRMIQKADTLGVFQIESRAQMASLPLHKPTRFYDLVIQVAIVRPGPIQGDMVHPYRRRRAGIEPVTYPTEELRRVLEKTLGVPLFQEQAMRVAIECAGFTASEADLLRRAMATFKLTGGVSHFRDKLIDGMIGRGYERDFAEQTFKQIEGFGSYGFPESHAASFALIAYASSWMKCHHPDVFACALLNAQPMGFYAPAQIVRDARDHGIEVRPIDVNHSRWDCTLEPTHGRWMALRIGLRYARELSNQDGAAIVLARGDEPYTSVEEIQRRAGVSGRALDRIGHARGFGSLKLSRRAGLWEVKGLGIEALPLFAAADERAGKLRPEAIEPEVVLARMADGEEVVEDYRSVGLSLRAHPLFFLREELTARKMVTCAALKDIRDGRWINLAGLVLLRQKPGSAKGTMFITLEDETDVANLVVWPKLFEASRRIVLGARMMGLRGQVQKEGDVIHVIAQRLEDLSPLLDTVGRRGEVADVYQVARADIVRSPMAPDPRDPANRAIGPRPRDMFDPDLRLGSGIIPGQPTEGIKVRTRDFR